The following are encoded together in the Vigna angularis cultivar LongXiaoDou No.4 chromosome 9, ASM1680809v1, whole genome shotgun sequence genome:
- the LOC108347499 gene encoding nuclear pore complex protein NUP107 has protein sequence MEEEMAMDTSPNPGDSFFDPRNLSSRQQFRRYGKRHSTSGASIPLDNSASKLSETGLLYDGQSIHSPTNAALVLENIKQEVESYDAEYLEEKTPYSTRRRLSTGVPGVPGMDAGFDSVRYSLKACKTEGDTLGDGADTIFTLFASLLDSSLQGLMPIADLILRVENACRNVSESIRYGLNVRHRVVEDKLMRQKAQLLLDEAATWSLLWFLYGKVTEELSKDQILVSGTSHVVACEFVVEDHTAQLCLRIVQWLEGLASKALDLEAKVRGSHVGSYLPNCGVWHHTQRYLKKGTLDMNVVHHLDFDAPTRENANLLPDDKKQDESLLEDVWTLLRAGRLEEACGLCRSAGQPWRASSLYPFGGLNQFPSVEVLVKNGKNRTLQAVEFESGIGHQWHLWKWASYCASEKIAEQGGKCEAAVYAAQCSNLKRMLPLCNDWESACWAMAKSWLDVQVDLEITRSQPGGVDQLRTFGDVIDGSPGRADGSFEPSNGPENWPIQVLNQQPRQLSSLLQKLHSGEMIHESVTRQCKEQQRQIQMTLMLGDIPRVLDLIWSWIAPTEDNQNVFRPCGDPQMIRFGAHLVLVLRYLLAEEMKDTFKDKILSVGDNILHLYALFLFSKEHEELVGIYASQLACHRCIDLFVHMMELRLHSSVHVKYKIFLSAMEYLPFSSLNDSKGNFEDIIERILLRSREIKVGKYDNLSDVAEQHRLQSLQKAKVIQWLCFTPPSTITNVKDVSKKLLLRALVHSNMLFREFALISMWRVPAMPIGAHTVLGFLAEPLKQLAETLETSEDYNVFEDLREFQDWREYYSCDATYRNWLKIEVENAEVPVTELSLEEKERSISAAKETLNASLSLLQRNETPWLVSTDRMYESVEPVFLELHATAMLCLPSGECLCPDATVCTTLTSALYSSAGDEVVLNRQLMVNVSISSRDSYCVDVVLHCIAITGDGLESHELNDGGILGTILASGFKGELPRFQAGVTMEISRLDAWYSDKDGTLECPATYIVKGLCRRCCLPEVILRCMQVSVSLMGSGVLPDCHDTLIELVGSPETDFLHLFSQQQLQEFLLFEREYSICKMEITEE, from the exons ATGGAAGAAGAAATGGCGATGGACACTTCTCCGAATCCCGGTGATAGTTTCTTCGACCCTCGGAATCTCTCTTCGCGACAGCAGTTCCGCAGATATGG GAAGAGGCACTCAACTTCAGGTGCTTCAATCCCACTGGACAACTCGGCTTCCAAGTTGAGTGAAACTGGGTTGTTATATGATGGCCAAAGCATCCATAGTCCTACTAATGCAGCACTTGTTcttgaaaatattaaacaagAGGTTGAGAGTTATGATGCTGAATACTTGGAAGAGAAGACACCATATTCCACTAGGAGGAGGTTGTCCACTGGCGTTCCTGGTGTCCCTGGTATGGATGCTGGTTTTGATTCTGTTCGCTACTCATTAAAGGCTTGTAAGACAGAGGGTGACACATTGGGAGATGGTGCGGACACAATATTTACTTTGTTTGCATCTCTGCTTGATTCTTCGTTACAAG gaCTGATGCCTATTGCTGATTTGATACTGAGAGTCGAGAATGCATGTCGAAATGTTTCAGAGTCTATAAG GTATGGTTTGAATGTAAGGCATCGTGTTGTTGAAGACAAGTTGATGAGGCAGAAGGCTCAACTTTTACTTGACGAGGCGGCAACATGGTCTCTCTTGTGGTTCCTCTATGGGAA aGTGACTGAAGAACTATCTAAAGATCAAATACTG GTGTCGGGAACCTCACATGTGGTGGCTTGTGAGTTTGTTGTGGAGGATCATACAGCTCAATTATGCCTTCGCATAGTCCAGTGGTTAGAAGGTTTAGCTTCTAAAGCACTTGACTTGGAAGCGAAG GTGCGTGGATCTCATGTGGGTAGTTATCTCCCTAACTGTGGAGTTTGGCATCATACTCAGCGTTACCTGAAGAAAGGAACTCTTGACATGAATGTTGTTCATCACTTGGACTTTGATGCCCCAACTCGTGAAAATGCTAATCTTTTACCTGATGACAAG AAACAAGATGAATCTCTTCTAGAAGATGTGTGGACTCTTTTAAGGGCTGGAAGGCTAGAAGAGGCTTGTGGACTTTGCCGGTCTGCTGGACAG CCATGGAGAGCTTCTTCTCTTTACCCATTTGGAGGCTTGAACCAGTTTCCTTCTGTTGAAGTTCTGGTCAAGAATGGTAAAAATAGAACTTTGCAAGCTGTTGAATTTGAAAGTGGTATTGGTCATCAGTGGCATCTTTGGAAATGGGCTTCATATTGTGCATCAGAG AAAATAGCAGAGCAAGGAGGGAAATGTGAAGCAGCTGTATATGCAGCCCAGTGTAGCAACCTTAAACGGATGCTTCCACTCTGCAATGACTGGGag TCAGCATGCTGGGCAATGGCAAAGTCTTGGCTAGATGTGCAAGTGGACTTGGAAATCACTCGCTCACAGCCAGGCGGAGTTGATCAACTTAGAACATTTGGAGATGTAATTGATGGAAGCCCTGGACGTGCCGATGGTTCTTTTGAGCCTTCTAATGGACCTGAAAATTGGCCAATTCAAGTTTTGAATCAACAACCTCGACAGCTCTCATCTCTTCTTCAAAAACTTCATTCTGG GGAAATGATCCATGAGTCTGTTACTAGACAATGCAAGGAGCAACAGCGTCAAATTCAg ATGACTTTAATGCTAGGGGACATACCACGGGTACTAGACCTTATATGGTCATGGATAGCTCCTACTGAAGATAATCAGAATGTATTTAG GCCGTGTGGAGATCCTCAAATGATACGATTTGGTGCACATCTGGTTCTTGTGCTTCGATATTTATTAGCTGAGGAAATGAAGGACACCTTCAAGGACAAGATTCTAAGTGTTGGTGATAATATTTTGCACTT GTATGCCCTATTTCTCTTTTCAAAGGAGCATGAAGAGTTGGTGGGAATATATGCTTCTCAGCTTGCATGTCACCGTTGCATTGATCTCTTTGTACACATGATGGAGCTTAGGCTGCACAGCAG TGTACATGTCAAATACAAGATATTCCTTTCTGCTATGGAATATTTACCATTTTCTTCTCTGAATGATTCCAAGGGAAATTTTGAAGACATTATTGAGAG AATTTTATTGAGATCCCGAGAGATCAAGGTTGGCAAATACGATAACTTGTCAGATGTTGCAGAACAACACAGACTGCAGAGTCTTCAGAAAGCTAAAGTTATCCAATGGCTTTGCTTTACGCCACCATCAACAATTACAAATGTCAAAGATGTCAGTAAAAAGCTTCTTCTTCGAGCACTGGTTCATAG CAACATGCTCTTCAGGGAGTTTGCTTTGATTTCTATGTGGAGAGTGCCAGCAATGCCGATAGGTGCCCACACAGTACTTGGCTTTCTTGCTGAACCCTTAAAACAGCTTGCTGAAACTCTTGAGACCTCTGAGGATTATAATGTTTTTGAGGACCTGAGGGAGTTCCAAGACTGG CGTGAGTATTACTCTTGTGATGCAACCTACCGGAATTGGCTTAAAATTGAAGTGGAGAATGCAGAGGTTCCTGTCACTGAACTATCACTGGAGGAAAAGGAAAGGTCCATTTCAGCTGCCAAGGAAACACTGAATGCATCCCTTTCACTCCTTCAAA GAAACGAAACACCTTGGTTGGTTTCAACTGATCGTATGTATGAATCAGTTGAACCAGTTTTCCTTGAACTTCATGCAACAGCAATGCTCTGCCTGCCATCTGGAGAGTGTTTGTGTCCAGATGCTACTGTTTGTACTACACTTACGAGTGCTCTCTACTCTTCAGCTGGTGATGAGGTCGTCTTAAATCGACAATTAATG GTGAATGTTTCCATATCTTCAAGGGATAGTTATTGCGTTGATGTTGTTCTTCACTGCATAGCTATTACTGGTGATGGACTTGAATCACATGAGCTCAATGATGGTGGTATTCTTGGCACCATCCTGGCTTCTGGTTTCAAAG GTGAGCTTCCTCGGTTTCAAGCTGGAGTTACAATGGAAATATCCCGTTTGGATGCTTGGTATTCTGACAAAGATGGCACCTTAGAGTGTCCGGCAACCTACATAGTGAAAGGACTTTGTCGTAGGTGCTGCCTTCCAGAAGTCATTCTTCGTTGCATGCAA GTCTCTGTTTCTCTAATGGGGTCGGGAGTCTTACCTGACTGTCATGATACTTTGATAGAGCTGGTTGGCAGTCCGGAAACTGACTTTCTTCACTTGTTTAGTCAACAACAATTACAG GAGTTTTTATTGTTCGAGAGGGAATACTCAATCTGTAAAATGGAAATTACAGAGGAATGA